Proteins co-encoded in one Medicago truncatula cultivar Jemalong A17 chromosome 8, MtrunA17r5.0-ANR, whole genome shotgun sequence genomic window:
- the LOC11444089 gene encoding GDSL esterase/lipase At3g27950, with amino-acid sequence MNTMTLIYILCFFNLCVACPSKKCVYPAIYNFGDSNSDTGAGYATTAAVEYPNGISFFGSISGRCCDGRLILDFISEELELPYLSSYLNSVGSNYRHGANFAVASAPIRPIFSGLTNLGLQVSQFILFKSHTKILFDQLSDKRTEPPLRSGLPRIEDFSKAIYTIDIGQNDISYGLQKPNSSEEEVKRSIPDILSQFTQAVQRLYNQGARVFWIHNTGPIGCIPYYYFFYPHKNEKSNLDANGCVKPHNELAQEYNRQLKDQVFQLRRMFPLAKFTYVDVYTVKYTLISNARSQGFMNPLEFCCGSYQGNEIHYCGKKSIKNGTFYGFACDDPSTYISWDGIHYSQAANEWIVKQILSGSFSDPPVSLGNAC; translated from the exons ATGAATACCATGACACTAATTTACAtactttgttttttcaatttgtGTGTGGCATGTCCATCAAAGAAATGTGTCTACCCAGCAATATACAACTTTGGTGACTCCAATTCAGATACTGGAGCTGGATATGCAACAACGGCAGCTGTTGAGTATCCTAATGGTATAAGCTTCTTTGGAAGCATCTCAGGAAGATGTTGCGATGGTCGTCtaattttagattttatca GTGAAGAATTGGAGCTACCATATCTAAGCTCATACTTGAATTCAGTTGGATCAAATTATAGGCATGGAGCTAACTTTGCAGTAGCATCCGCACCGATTCGTCCCATCTTTTCCGGTTTAACCAATCTCGGTCTTCAAGTATCTCAGTTTATTTTGTTCAAATCACACACCAAGATTCTCTTTGATCAACTCTCTGATAAAA GGACAGAACCACCTCTCAGAAGTGGCCTTCCAAGGATTGAAGATTTCTCAAAAGCCATTTACACCATTGATATTGGACAAAATGATATTAGCTATGGTCTGCAGAAGCCGAACTCTTCAGAGGAAGAAGTTAAAAGGTCAATTCCTGATATCTTGAGCCAATTCACCCAAGCAGTGCAG AGATTATACAATCAAGGAGCAAGAGTGTTTTGGATTCACAATACAGGTCCTATTGGATGTATACCCTATTATTACTTCTTTTATCCACACAAGAACGAGAAGAGTAACTTGGATGCCAATGGCTGTGTTAAACCTCACAACGAGCTTGCTCAGGAATATAACAGGCAGCTaaaagaccaagtgtttcagcTAAGGAGAATGTTTCCATTAGCCAAATTTACATATGTTGATGTTTACACAGTCAAATATACACTTATCAGCAATGCAAGGAGCCAAG GTTTTATGAATCCATTGGAATTTTGTTGTGGAAGTTACCAAGGTAACGAAATACATTATTGTGGGAAGAAGTCCATAAAAAATGGAACATTTTATGGCTTTGCATGTGATGACCCCTCTACATATATCAGTTGGGATGGTATACACTACTCCCAAGCAGCAAATGAATGGATTGTTAAACAAATTCTCTCTGGTTCCTTCTCTGATCCACCAGTTTCACTTGGGAATGCATGCTAA
- the LOC11446975 gene encoding AT-rich interactive domain-containing protein 4, giving the protein MLQFQPQGTSKQTCTLLAVTSETRSVEQKQLQNQHKYPIPELVSSGRLEVQTLCNPEKEQFRKVLESCKPNFVYFQGEQLLDEEVGSLVWKGVELSNPEEISELFDTTLPTAVYLEIPNGESFAEALHLKGIPYVVFWKNAFSQYAACHFHQALFSVVQSSSTHTWDAFHLARASFQPYCVQNNQVLLPSISSLDEGKLLKDGVGV; this is encoded by the exons ATGTTGCAGTTTCAGCCACAAGGAACTTCTAAACAAACTTGTACTCTTCTTGCTGTTACCTCTGAAACACGTTCTGTTGAACAAAAGCAGTTACAGAATCAGCACAAGTATCCTATCCCTGAGTTGGTTTCTTCGGGGCGTCTCGAg gTTCAAACTCTTTGCAATCCGGAAAAGGAACAGTTTCGTAAAGTTCTTGAATCGTGTAAGCCAAATTTTGTTTACTTTCAAGGGGAGCAGTTACTGGATGAGGAAGTTGGTTCCCTGGTTTGGAAAGGTGTGGAATTATCCAACCCTGAAGAGATATCAGAGCTCTTCGATACCACATTACCGACGGCT GTATATTTAGAAATCCCAAATGGAGAAAGTTTTGCAGAGGCCCTTCATCTTAAG GGAATCCcatatgttgtattttggaAAAATGCCTTTTCTCAATATGCTGCCTGCCATTTCCATCAAGCATTATTTTCAGTGGTGCAGAG TTCATCTACACACACATGGGATGCTTTCCACCTTGCACGTGCCTCTTTCCAACCTTACTGTGTTCAAAATAATCAAGTACTTCTACCTTCAATTTCAAGCTTGGACGAG